In Desulfobulbus oralis, one DNA window encodes the following:
- a CDS encoding anaerobic C4-dicarboxylate transporter: MTFMMIIQLLVVLIALWVGARYGSLALGAISGIGLAVLVFAFHLKPGTPPTEVIYIIIAAVTCAGVLQASGGMDWMIQIAEKLLRKHPDRITLMAPFVTFFLTVLVGTGHVIYTLMPIICDIALKKGIRPERPCSIASIASQIAITCSPIAAAVVAFSAISAENGFEVTNVQIVLLTLPACIIGILMAIIYSYRRGLDLDKDPEFQKKIQDPNQRAYIYGGGATTLGKEIPQHSKNAVYIFMTALGVILVISLLKMAGIDILPGYDTVRVVEKGASIPITEGVKATAKQLASLGIVIPGITARDVKVLSMSVVIQIIMIVAAALMIIFCKAKPKAAMQGVVWQNGMVAVVAIYGIAWMSNTYFDNYQVQMQNILSEVVTKYPWTIALAFFFVSVLINSQGAVVVSMLPLTYTLGIEGWILLGVMPSVYGYFFIPNYPSDIATVNFDRSGTTIIGKYLLNHSFMIPGLIHVVCATIAGLGISYVYHFIFKLY; the protein is encoded by the coding sequence ATGACATTCATGATGATCATCCAACTGCTTGTTGTGCTGATTGCCCTGTGGGTTGGCGCGCGCTACGGTTCGCTGGCGCTGGGCGCGATTTCGGGCATCGGCCTGGCCGTGCTGGTCTTCGCCTTTCACCTGAAGCCCGGCACGCCGCCCACCGAGGTCATTTACATCATCATCGCGGCCGTGACCTGCGCCGGCGTTCTGCAGGCCTCCGGCGGCATGGACTGGATGATCCAGATCGCGGAAAAGCTGCTGCGCAAACACCCCGACCGCATCACCCTCATGGCGCCCTTTGTCACCTTTTTCCTGACCGTGCTGGTCGGCACCGGCCACGTGATCTATACGCTCATGCCCATCATCTGCGACATTGCGCTGAAAAAGGGCATCCGGCCGGAACGGCCCTGCAGCATTGCCAGCATCGCCTCGCAGATCGCCATCACCTGTTCGCCCATTGCCGCGGCCGTGGTGGCCTTTTCCGCCATTTCCGCGGAAAACGGCTTTGAAGTGACCAATGTGCAGATCGTGCTGCTGACCCTGCCGGCCTGCATCATCGGCATTCTCATGGCCATCATCTACAGCTATCGCCGCGGCCTTGACCTGGACAAAGACCCGGAATTTCAGAAGAAGATTCAGGACCCGAATCAGCGGGCCTACATCTACGGCGGCGGCGCCACCACTCTGGGCAAGGAAATCCCCCAGCACAGCAAGAACGCGGTCTACATCTTCATGACGGCACTCGGCGTCATTCTGGTCATTTCCCTGCTCAAGATGGCCGGCATCGACATTTTGCCCGGCTACGACACGGTCAGGGTGGTTGAAAAGGGCGCGAGCATTCCCATTACCGAGGGCGTGAAGGCCACGGCCAAGCAGTTGGCCAGTCTGGGCATTGTGATTCCCGGCATCACGGCCAGGGACGTCAAGGTGCTGTCCATGAGCGTGGTGATTCAGATCATCATGATTGTCGCTGCGGCCCTGATGATCATCTTCTGCAAGGCCAAGCCCAAGGCCGCCATGCAGGGTGTGGTCTGGCAGAACGGCATGGTTGCCGTGGTCGCCATCTACGGCATTGCCTGGATGAGCAATACCTATTTCGACAACTATCAGGTCCAGATGCAGAACATCCTGTCCGAGGTGGTGACAAAATACCCGTGGACCATCGCCCTGGCCTTCTTCTTCGTCTCTGTGCTCATCAATTCCCAGGGCGCGGTGGTGGTGAGCATGCTGCCCCTGACCTACACCCTGGGCATCGAGGGCTGGATTCTTCTGGGGGTGATGCCGTCGGTGTACGGCTACTTCTTCATCCCCAACTATCCTTCGGACATCGCGACCGTAAACTTTGACCGATCAGGCACCACGATCATCGGCAAATACCTGCTCAACCATTCCTTCATGATTCCAGGTCTTATTCACGTGGTCTGCGCAACCATTGCCGGCCTGGGCATCAGCTACGTGTATCACTTCATCTTCAAGCTGTACTGA